Proteins encoded in a region of the Luteimonas viscosa genome:
- a CDS encoding DUF2461 domain-containing protein yields the protein MTTYFTEKSLKFLRALARHNERAWFQDHRDDYENHVREPFRRLLDDLQAPLARVSTHYRADPAKVGGSLFRIHRDTRFANDKTPYKGWQGARLFHERSRQVPAPSFYLHLQPGNCFMGGGIWHPELPVQRRIRQFIFDNPGGWKAAAHAPAFRRRFDLDAEDMLVRPPRGFPADFEYIDDLRHRNFVAWRAIEDNVMVGPRLLATLEKDLQALAPFMDYLCAALDLEF from the coding sequence ATGACCACGTACTTCACCGAAAAGAGCCTGAAATTCCTGCGCGCCCTCGCCCGCCACAACGAGCGCGCGTGGTTCCAGGACCATCGCGACGACTACGAGAACCACGTGCGCGAGCCGTTCCGGCGACTGCTGGACGACCTGCAGGCGCCGCTGGCCAGGGTGAGCACGCATTACCGCGCCGATCCCGCGAAAGTCGGCGGTTCGCTGTTCCGCATCCACCGCGACACGCGCTTCGCCAACGACAAGACGCCGTACAAGGGCTGGCAGGGCGCGCGCCTGTTCCACGAGCGCAGCCGGCAGGTGCCGGCGCCCTCGTTCTACCTGCACCTGCAGCCGGGCAACTGTTTCATGGGCGGCGGCATCTGGCACCCGGAGCTGCCGGTGCAGCGCCGGATCCGCCAGTTCATCTTCGACAATCCGGGCGGCTGGAAGGCCGCGGCGCACGCGCCTGCGTTCCGGCGACGGTTCGACCTCGACGCCGAGGACATGCTGGTGCGACCCCCGCGCGGCTTCCCCGCAGACTTCGAGTACATCGACGACCTGCGCCACCGCAACTTCGTCGCCTGGCGCGCGATCGAGGACAACGTGATGGTCGGCCCGAGGCTGCTCGCGACCCTGGAGAAGGACCTGCAGGCGCTGGCGCCGTTCATGGACTATCTTTGCGCGGCGCTCGACCTGGAGTTCTGA
- the sbcB gene encoding exodeoxyribonuclease I: MGASFLFYDLETFGADPRRSRIAQFAAIRTDEALEEIDEPVDFLVRPADDLLPSPDASMVTGLSPQHALAKGVPEAEAFSRIFDEMSRPQTCTLGYNSLRFDDEFVRFGLYRNFFDAYEREWRGGNSRWDLLDVMRLAHALRPDGIAWPAREDGKGTSFKLEHLAAANGVRVGDAHEALSDVRALIGLARRFRQSQPRLWTYALQLRDKRFAAGLVDTVAMTPLLHVSQRYPASRLCAAPVLPLARHPRFDTRVIVFDLDSEPDALLDLDAETIAARLYLRADALPEGESRVALKEVHLNRCPALVRWDHLREEDLARLAIEPARIEQRASRLRAAGPALAEKLRRVYAVERELPPGDADGALYDGFLPDGDKRLFAQVRSTSPAQLGARQFGFRDPRLVELLFRYRARNWPDSLDQGERARWDDYRRARLAEGSGLSELGFTQYFQRIATLRAEHAADASRLQLLDQLQDWGTGLAHGLGGIAPDAGTEEPRPPA, encoded by the coding sequence ATGGGCGCCAGCTTCCTGTTCTACGACCTCGAAACCTTCGGCGCGGATCCGCGTCGCTCGCGCATCGCCCAGTTCGCCGCGATCCGCACCGACGAGGCGCTCGAGGAGATCGACGAGCCGGTCGACTTCCTGGTGCGCCCGGCCGACGACCTGCTGCCCTCGCCGGATGCGTCGATGGTCACCGGCCTGTCGCCGCAGCATGCGCTGGCGAAGGGCGTGCCGGAGGCAGAGGCGTTCTCGCGCATCTTCGACGAGATGTCGCGGCCGCAGACCTGCACGCTCGGCTACAACTCGCTGCGTTTCGACGACGAGTTCGTCCGCTTCGGCCTGTACCGCAACTTCTTCGACGCCTACGAACGCGAATGGCGCGGCGGCAATTCACGCTGGGACCTGCTCGACGTGATGCGGCTGGCGCATGCGCTGCGCCCGGACGGGATCGCCTGGCCCGCGCGCGAGGACGGCAAGGGGACCTCGTTCAAGCTCGAACACCTCGCCGCCGCGAACGGCGTGCGCGTGGGCGATGCGCACGAGGCGCTCTCCGACGTGCGCGCGCTGATCGGCCTCGCGAGGCGCTTCCGTCAGAGCCAGCCGCGGTTGTGGACCTATGCCCTGCAACTGCGCGACAAGCGCTTCGCCGCCGGCCTGGTCGATACGGTGGCGATGACGCCGTTGCTGCACGTGTCGCAGCGCTACCCTGCCAGCCGCCTCTGTGCGGCGCCGGTACTGCCGCTTGCGCGTCATCCGCGGTTCGACACGCGGGTGATCGTGTTCGACCTCGACAGCGAGCCCGACGCCCTGCTCGACCTGGACGCGGAGACCATCGCCGCGCGACTGTACCTGCGCGCGGATGCGCTGCCGGAAGGCGAAAGCCGGGTCGCGCTCAAGGAAGTCCACCTCAACCGCTGCCCGGCGCTGGTGCGCTGGGACCACCTGCGCGAAGAGGACCTGGCACGGCTGGCGATCGAACCCGCGCGGATCGAACAGCGCGCCTCGCGACTGCGCGCCGCCGGGCCCGCGCTCGCGGAGAAGCTGCGCCGGGTATACGCGGTCGAGCGCGAACTCCCCCCCGGCGACGCCGACGGTGCGCTCTACGACGGCTTCCTGCCCGATGGCGACAAGCGGCTGTTCGCGCAGGTCCGCTCCACATCGCCCGCGCAACTGGGCGCGCGGCAATTCGGCTTCCGTGACCCGCGCCTGGTCGAACTGCTGTTCCGTTACCGCGCACGCAACTGGCCCGACAGCCTGGACCAGGGCGAACGCGCGCGCTGGGACGACTACCGCCGCGCACGACTCGCCGAAGGCAGCGGCCTGTCCGAGCTGGGGTTCACGCAGTATTTCCAGCGGATCGCGACACTGCGGGCCGAACATGCGGCCGACGCCAGCCGCCTGCAACTGCTCGACCAGCTCCAGGACTGGGGCACCGGACTCGCCCACGGCCTGGGCGGCATCGCGCCGGATGCCGGCACCGAAGAGCCCCGTCCTCCCGCCTGA
- a CDS encoding FAD-dependent oxidoreductase: MSDGRTITIIGAGLAGSLLATLLARRGWPVEVFERRGDPRVHGYAGGRSINLALAERGLHALRQAEADPGVMRQAVMMRGRMVHPLHGEPELQRYGRDDSEVIWSINRGELNIVLIEAAEAAGATLHFDRRLEEVDFAAGTMRVLGDGHDQRRGFDTLVGADGAGSTLRAQMMRVNDLGERTEWLDHGYKELEIPPGANGSFRIEPNALHIWPRGHYMCIALPNDERTFTVTLFMPHEGAYPSFATVPDGDAARILFKEQFADAVPLIPRLEDDFEANPTGTLGTLYLDRWHLDGKAVLVGDAAHAMVPFHGQGMNCAFEDCVALADQLRPDADFATAYAAFAAERMPNAAAIQHMALENYIEMRDRVDDRDYRLQRALELLLQERHPGRFVPHYAMVSFMRIPYATALARGEVQRDILQRATDGIETLDAVDWAALDAEIAARLAPLPPVP, encoded by the coding sequence ATGAGCGACGGTCGTACCATCACCATCATCGGCGCCGGACTCGCCGGCAGCCTGCTCGCGACCCTGCTCGCCCGGCGTGGCTGGCCGGTGGAGGTGTTCGAGCGGCGCGGCGATCCGCGCGTGCACGGGTACGCCGGCGGTCGCTCGATCAACCTGGCGCTGGCCGAGCGCGGCCTGCACGCCCTGCGGCAGGCGGAGGCCGACCCCGGCGTGATGCGCCAGGCGGTGATGATGCGCGGGCGCATGGTGCACCCGCTGCATGGCGAGCCCGAGCTGCAACGCTACGGCCGCGACGACAGCGAGGTGATCTGGTCGATCAACCGCGGCGAGCTCAACATCGTGCTGATCGAGGCGGCGGAGGCCGCGGGCGCGACCCTGCATTTCGATCGCCGGCTGGAGGAGGTCGACTTCGCCGCCGGCACGATGCGCGTGCTCGGCGACGGCCATGACCAGCGTCGCGGCTTCGATACCCTGGTCGGCGCCGACGGCGCGGGCTCCACCCTGCGCGCGCAGATGATGCGGGTGAACGACCTTGGCGAACGGACCGAGTGGCTCGACCACGGCTACAAGGAACTCGAGATCCCGCCCGGCGCCAACGGCAGCTTCCGCATCGAACCCAATGCGTTGCACATCTGGCCTCGCGGCCACTACATGTGCATCGCCCTGCCGAACGACGAGCGCACCTTCACCGTCACCCTGTTCATGCCGCACGAAGGCGCGTACCCCAGCTTCGCCACCGTGCCCGATGGCGATGCCGCGCGCATCCTGTTCAAGGAGCAGTTCGCCGACGCGGTGCCGCTGATCCCCCGGCTGGAGGACGATTTCGAGGCCAATCCCACCGGGACGCTCGGTACGCTCTATCTCGATCGCTGGCACCTCGATGGCAAGGCGGTGCTGGTCGGCGACGCCGCGCACGCGATGGTGCCTTTCCACGGCCAGGGCATGAACTGTGCGTTCGAGGACTGCGTTGCGCTTGCCGACCAGCTGCGGCCGGACGCGGATTTCGCCACCGCCTACGCCGCCTTCGCCGCCGAGCGCATGCCCAACGCCGCCGCCATCCAGCACATGGCGCTGGAGAACTACATCGAGATGCGAGACCGCGTCGACGATCGCGACTACCGCCTGCAGCGTGCCCTGGAACTGCTGCTGCAGGAACGCCACCCGGGCCGCTTCGTCCCGCATTACGCGATGGTCAGTTTCATGCGCATTCCCTACGCGACCGCCCTGGCGCGAGGCGAGGTGCAGCGCGACATCCTGCAGCGCGCCACCGACGGCATCGAGACGCTCGATGCGGTCGACTGGGCCGCGCTCGATGCCGAGATCGCCGCGCGCCTGGCCCCGTTGCCACCGGTCCCGTAG
- the kynU gene encoding kynureninase: MTADLYSADHARALDSADPLAGFRAEFLLPRHDGHEQAYFCGNSLGLQPKGARAHVEEVLDKWAAEAVEGHFTGQAQWMPYHELVRDPLADVVGAQPSEVVAMNSLTANLHLMMVSFYQPTIERTAILVEAGSFPSDRYAVESQLKYRGLPPGHTLIEVEPDNADGTFSMEAIERAIRADGKRLALVLWPGVQYRTGQAFDLKEIARIGHEVGAIVGFDLAHAVGNLPLQLHDSGADFAVWCHYKYMNAGPGAVAGCFVHERHARTHRPRFAGWWGHEQASRFRMGPEFVPTPGADGWQLSNPPILALAPLRASLDLFARAGMDALRAKSESLTGYLEALIDLRLRDTLQIITPRDPSQRGCQLSLRVTGGCGLSGRDAGRALFETLGGQGIVGDWREPDVIRISPAPLYNTHADVLRFARAVEQWRSAGA; encoded by the coding sequence ATGACCGCCGACCTGTACTCCGCCGACCACGCCCGCGCGCTGGATTCCGCCGATCCGCTCGCCGGATTCCGTGCCGAGTTCCTGCTTCCGCGCCACGATGGGCACGAACAGGCCTACTTCTGCGGCAACTCGCTCGGGCTGCAACCCAAAGGCGCGCGCGCCCACGTCGAGGAAGTGCTCGACAAGTGGGCGGCCGAAGCGGTCGAGGGCCATTTCACCGGTCAGGCGCAGTGGATGCCCTACCACGAACTGGTGCGCGATCCGCTGGCGGACGTGGTCGGCGCGCAACCTTCGGAAGTGGTGGCGATGAATTCGCTGACCGCCAACCTGCACCTGATGATGGTGAGCTTCTACCAGCCGACGATCGAGCGCACCGCGATCCTGGTCGAGGCCGGCAGCTTTCCGTCCGACCGCTATGCGGTCGAGTCGCAGTTGAAGTACCGGGGGCTGCCCCCCGGGCACACGCTGATCGAGGTGGAACCGGACAACGCCGACGGCACGTTCTCGATGGAGGCGATCGAGCGCGCGATCCGTGCCGACGGCAAGCGCCTGGCGCTGGTGCTGTGGCCGGGCGTGCAGTACCGCACGGGACAGGCCTTCGACCTGAAGGAGATCGCTCGCATCGGGCACGAGGTCGGTGCGATCGTCGGCTTCGACCTTGCGCACGCGGTCGGCAACCTGCCGCTGCAACTGCACGACAGCGGTGCCGACTTCGCGGTGTGGTGCCACTACAAGTACATGAACGCGGGGCCCGGCGCAGTCGCCGGCTGCTTCGTGCACGAGCGCCACGCGCGCACGCATCGCCCGCGTTTCGCCGGCTGGTGGGGCCACGAGCAGGCCAGCCGGTTCCGCATGGGGCCGGAGTTCGTGCCCACGCCCGGGGCCGACGGCTGGCAGCTCAGCAACCCGCCGATCCTCGCGCTCGCCCCGCTGCGGGCTTCTCTGGACCTGTTCGCGCGCGCCGGCATGGATGCGCTGCGTGCGAAGTCCGAAAGCCTCACCGGTTATCTCGAAGCGCTGATCGACCTGCGCCTGCGCGACACGCTGCAGATCATCACCCCGCGCGACCCGTCGCAGCGCGGCTGCCAGCTCTCGCTGCGCGTCACCGGAGGGTGCGGTCTGTCGGGCCGGGATGCCGGCCGCGCGCTGTTCGAAACCCTCGGCGGGCAGGGTATCGTCGGCGACTGGCGGGAGCCGGACGTGATCCGAATCTCGCCGGCCCCGCTCTACAACACGCACGCCGACGTGCTGCGCTTCGCGCGTGCGGTGGAGCAGTGGAGGAGCGCAGGCGCATGA
- a CDS encoding amidohydrolase family protein, translating to MLKIDIHAHYLPRDWPDLARRYGDARFPVIHHTEDGRHRIYKDGRFFREIWSKTWDPQERIDDFARFGVQVQVISTVPVMFSYWARPAHALELHQALNDHMAATCRDFPRHYAGIGTVPLQSPRLAVQELERCMDQLGLQGVQIGSHVQVSPDTHWNLDAPELFPFFEAAADLGAAILVHPWDMMGTDTMPKYWLPWLVGMPAEQSRAACSLVFGGVLERLPKLKVCMAHGGGSFPYTIGRIEHGFNMRPDLVATDNPHNPRDYLQRLYFDSWVADPRALRYLLDTCGTERVMLGTDYPFPLGEQTPGAGIEQIELDEAERARLYHGTALEWLGLPLSRFA from the coding sequence ATGCTCAAGATCGACATCCACGCCCATTACCTGCCGCGAGACTGGCCCGACCTCGCACGCCGGTACGGCGACGCGCGGTTCCCGGTGATCCATCACACCGAAGACGGCCGCCATCGCATCTACAAGGACGGCAGGTTCTTCCGCGAGATCTGGTCGAAGACCTGGGATCCGCAGGAGCGTATCGACGATTTCGCGCGGTTCGGCGTGCAGGTGCAGGTGATCAGCACGGTGCCGGTGATGTTCAGCTACTGGGCCAGGCCGGCGCATGCGCTGGAGCTGCACCAGGCGCTCAACGACCACATGGCGGCGACCTGTCGCGATTTTCCGCGCCACTACGCGGGCATCGGCACGGTGCCATTGCAGTCGCCGCGGCTGGCGGTGCAGGAGCTGGAGCGGTGCATGGACCAGCTCGGGCTGCAGGGCGTGCAGATCGGCTCGCACGTGCAGGTCTCGCCCGACACGCACTGGAACCTCGACGCGCCCGAGCTGTTCCCGTTCTTCGAGGCGGCCGCGGACCTCGGCGCCGCGATCCTCGTGCACCCCTGGGACATGATGGGCACCGACACCATGCCCAAGTACTGGCTGCCGTGGCTGGTGGGCATGCCGGCCGAACAGTCGCGCGCGGCATGCTCGCTGGTGTTCGGCGGCGTGCTGGAGCGGCTGCCGAAGCTGAAAGTGTGCATGGCCCACGGCGGCGGCAGCTTCCCCTACACCATCGGCCGCATCGAGCACGGCTTCAACATGCGGCCCGACCTCGTCGCCACCGACAATCCGCACAACCCGCGCGATTACCTGCAGCGGCTGTATTTCGATTCCTGGGTGGCCGACCCGCGCGCGCTGCGCTATCTGCTCGACACCTGCGGCACGGAGCGGGTGATGCTCGGTACCGACTATCCGTTCCCGCTGGGCGAACAGACCCCCGGCGCCGGCATCGAGCAGATCGAGCTGGACGAGGCCGAACGCGCCCGGCTCTACCACGGCACCGCGCTGGAATGGCTGGGCCTGCCGCTCTCCCGCTTCGCGTAG
- a CDS encoding 3-hydroxyanthranilate 3,4-dioxygenase — MPIPAPIDFKRWIEDNRHLLKPPVGNKCIYDGEFIVMVVGGPNARTDYHWEEGAEWFYQLEGEMTLRIQEDGKVRDIPIRAGETFLLPPKVPHSPQRAAGSIGLVIERRRLPHEDDGLLWFCENCNQKVYEEYFHLEDIEQDFFRVFETFYRSDELRTCKACGHLNPRPTRYEMQADSQADIT, encoded by the coding sequence ATGCCGATCCCCGCCCCCATCGACTTCAAGCGCTGGATCGAGGACAACCGCCACCTGCTCAAGCCGCCGGTGGGCAACAAGTGCATCTACGACGGCGAGTTCATCGTCATGGTCGTCGGCGGTCCAAACGCGCGTACCGACTACCACTGGGAGGAAGGCGCCGAGTGGTTTTACCAGCTCGAAGGCGAGATGACCCTGCGCATCCAGGAGGATGGCAAGGTGCGCGACATCCCGATCCGCGCCGGCGAAACCTTCCTGCTGCCGCCGAAGGTGCCGCATTCGCCGCAGCGCGCCGCCGGCTCCATCGGCCTGGTGATCGAGCGCAGGCGCCTGCCGCACGAGGACGACGGCCTGCTGTGGTTCTGCGAGAACTGCAACCAGAAGGTGTACGAGGAATACTTCCACCTCGAGGACATCGAGCAGGATTTCTTCCGCGTGTTCGAAACCTTCTATCGCAGCGACGAACTGCGCACCTGCAAGGCCTGCGGCCATCTCAACCCCCGTCCGACGCGGTACGAGATGCAGGCCGACTCGCAGGCCGACATCACCTGA
- a CDS encoding cation:proton antiporter — MFSDFALILALAAGVGLLAARLRQPTIVAFIVVGILVGPAALGWVGHSDAIELLSQLGITVLLFLVGLKLDPALVRQLGPVALATGLGQLAFTIAFGFLIALALGMDRLTAIYVAVALTFSSTIIIIKLLGDKRELDSLHGRIATGFLIVQDIAVVVAMMIIGALGVGEAAGADGGGMDWLAWTGQLLAGVVAVFLLIRYGLRWVLPWMASTPELMVVFSVAWGVALAAFGEHLGLSKEVGAFVAGFALAGTPFREAVGARLSGLRDFLLLFFFVHLGSGLVFSDLGSQLPAALALSVFVLVGNPLIVMAIMGFMGYRRRTGFMAGLTVAQISEFSVIFIAMGVALGHVGSPALSLVTLVGLVTIALSSYMILYSHPLFERVQRWLGVFERRDPWRERGEDASGTPVQVVVFGVGRYGARLMSALARDGVTALGVDFDPVAVAEARALGLDVHFGDAEDAEFAHSLPLAGAELVVATLADAHSVTHLRRAVREAGFDGRFVAAARMAGAAEHLRRLQVDVVLDPFDDAAEQAADTLRDLLSPEAAPRT; from the coding sequence ATGTTCTCCGATTTCGCCCTGATCCTTGCGTTGGCGGCTGGCGTGGGCCTGCTGGCCGCGCGGCTGCGGCAGCCGACCATAGTCGCCTTCATCGTGGTCGGCATCCTGGTCGGCCCGGCGGCGCTGGGCTGGGTCGGCCACAGCGATGCGATCGAGCTGCTGTCGCAACTGGGCATCACCGTGCTGCTGTTCCTGGTGGGACTCAAACTCGACCCGGCGCTGGTGAGGCAGCTGGGGCCGGTGGCGCTGGCGACCGGCCTCGGGCAACTCGCGTTCACCATCGCGTTCGGGTTCCTGATCGCGCTGGCGTTGGGCATGGACCGGCTGACGGCGATCTACGTCGCGGTGGCGCTGACGTTTTCCAGCACCATCATCATCATCAAGCTGCTCGGCGACAAGCGCGAGCTCGATTCGCTGCACGGTCGCATCGCGACCGGCTTCCTGATCGTGCAGGACATCGCGGTGGTGGTGGCGATGATGATCATCGGCGCGCTCGGGGTGGGCGAAGCGGCGGGCGCTGACGGTGGCGGCATGGACTGGCTGGCATGGACCGGCCAGCTGCTGGCGGGGGTCGTGGCGGTGTTCCTGCTGATCCGCTACGGCCTGCGCTGGGTACTGCCGTGGATGGCGAGCACGCCGGAGCTGATGGTGGTGTTCTCGGTGGCGTGGGGCGTCGCGCTGGCCGCGTTCGGCGAGCACCTCGGACTGAGCAAGGAGGTGGGTGCGTTCGTCGCCGGTTTCGCGCTGGCGGGCACGCCTTTCCGGGAAGCTGTGGGCGCGCGCCTGAGCGGGCTGCGCGACTTCCTGCTGCTGTTCTTCTTCGTCCACCTGGGATCGGGGCTGGTGTTCTCCGACCTCGGCAGCCAGTTGCCGGCGGCGTTGGCGCTGTCGGTGTTCGTGCTGGTGGGCAACCCGCTGATCGTGATGGCGATCATGGGCTTCATGGGCTATCGCCGTCGCACCGGATTCATGGCCGGCCTGACCGTGGCGCAGATCAGCGAGTTCTCGGTGATCTTCATCGCGATGGGCGTCGCGCTGGGGCACGTGGGATCGCCCGCGCTCAGCCTGGTGACCCTGGTGGGACTGGTGACCATCGCGCTGTCGTCGTACATGATCCTGTACTCGCATCCGCTGTTCGAACGCGTGCAGCGCTGGCTGGGCGTGTTCGAGCGTCGCGACCCGTGGCGGGAGCGGGGCGAGGACGCGTCCGGCACGCCGGTGCAGGTGGTGGTGTTCGGCGTCGGCCGCTACGGCGCGCGGCTGATGTCCGCCCTGGCGCGCGATGGCGTGACGGCGCTGGGGGTGGATTTCGACCCGGTCGCCGTGGCCGAAGCGCGTGCGCTGGGGCTGGACGTGCATTTCGGCGATGCCGAGGACGCCGAGTTCGCGCACTCCCTGCCACTGGCGGGCGCAGAGCTGGTGGTGGCGACGCTGGCCGATGCCCACAGCGTGACCCACCTGCGACGCGCGGTGCGCGAGGCCGGTTTCGATGGACGCTTCGTGGCCGCGGCGCGGATGGCGGGCGCGGCCGAACACCTGCGCCGGCTGCAGGTGGACGTGGTGCTGGATCCCTTCGACGATGCCGCCGAGCAGGCGGCCGACACGCTGCGCGACCTGCTCAGTCCCGAAGCCGCGCCACGCACTTGA
- a CDS encoding RidA family protein gives MPGAGIRAAAAPKPVGRYPHARRVGELLFLSGIGPRDPATDQVPGNVHDGDGSLVTHDIDAQTRAVFANVRAVLEASGARWEDLVDVTVYLTDMAGDFAGYNAVWAEYFPDVDTAPCRTTLGIAALPTPIAIELKCVARLRD, from the coding sequence ATGCCGGGCGCCGGCATCCGCGCGGCGGCCGCGCCGAAGCCGGTCGGCCGCTACCCGCACGCGCGCCGCGTGGGTGAGCTGCTGTTCCTGTCGGGCATCGGACCGCGCGATCCCGCTACCGACCAGGTGCCCGGCAACGTGCATGATGGCGACGGCAGCCTGGTGACACACGACATCGACGCGCAGACGCGCGCCGTGTTCGCCAACGTCCGCGCCGTACTGGAAGCCAGCGGCGCGCGCTGGGAAGACCTGGTCGACGTGACCGTCTACCTCACCGACATGGCGGGCGACTTCGCCGGTTACAACGCGGTCTGGGCCGAGTATTTCCCCGACGTCGACACCGCGCCCTGCCGCACCACGCTGGGCATCGCCGCGCTGCCCACGCCGATCGCGATCGAGCTCAAGTGCGTGGCGCGGCTTCGGGACTGA